The Scomber japonicus isolate fScoJap1 chromosome 8, fScoJap1.pri, whole genome shotgun sequence genome has a segment encoding these proteins:
- the abhd18 gene encoding protein ABHD18, whose product MGVSRLDVFYRRLLLTKLFIGGWGKPEDLKRIFEFRKLIGDRERCKTLVPEDYPVYIDKTEEHSDCQIHNGFFISPLEQLVPGILPPESVKARFQFIVPKRWQKNRPVCIQLAGTGDHFFWRRRTLMARPMIKETGMASLLLENPYYGYRKPKDQLRSCLKNVSDLFVMGGALILESTVLLRWLEREGYWPLGMTGISMGGYMASLAVTNWPKPIPLIPCLSWSTASSVFTTGVLSKAVNWTELEKQYAINSVYEDIIKLLEYCGADSFKMGQGLLKKSPGGMDSLEQLLGLSTDDKTSQAQYSKAGGEAEAGRGLLIRGSGDKVDQLLSSVNSCGVNFDTLPSFHAKNTLNEKKTDSSKYCRQSLHKESISFMKGVMDECTHMANFSVPVDTSLIIVVQAKEDAYVPRAGVRSLQEIWPGCEVRYLNGGHISAYLFKQNVFRQAIYDAFNRFCMKYPNLH is encoded by the exons ATGGGTGTCAGCCGGCTAGATGTATTTTACAGAAGACTGCTCCTCACCAAACTCTTCATTGGGGGTTGGGGGAAGCCTGAAGACCTCAAGAG gaTCTTTGAGTTCCGTAAGCTCattggagacagagagaggtgtaAGACTCTGGTGCCAGAGGACTATCCAGTTTACATAGACAAG ACAGAGGAACACAGTGACTGTCAGATCCACAATGGcttcttcatctctcctctggAGCAGTTGGTTCCTGGGATCCTGCCTCCAGAATCAGTGAAAGCCAG GTTCCAGTTTATAGTTCCTAAGAGATGGCAGAAGAACAGACCAGTATGTATCCAATTGGCTGGGACTGGAGATCAT tttttctGGCGGAGGAGGACCCTGATGGCTAGGCCCATGATCAAAGAGACAGGAATGGCTTCACTGCTTCTGGAGAACCCTTATT ATGGCTACCGTAAACCCAAAGACCAACT GAGGTCCTGTCTAAAGAATGTGTCAGACCTGTTTGTGATGGGTGGGGCTTTGATCCTGGAGTCCACAGTGCTTCTCCGTTGGCTGGAAAGAGAGGGATACTGGCCTCTAGGAATGACTGGTATCTCCATGGGAGGATAT atggCGTCCTTGGCAGTGACTAACTGGCCTAAGCCCATCCCTCTGATTCCCTGTCTGTCCTGGTCCACTGCCTCCAGTGTCTTCACCACG ggTGTGCTGAGTAAAGCAGTGAACTGGACAGAGCTGGAGAAGCAGTATGCTATTAATTCAGTGTATGAAGATATCATTAAGCTGTTGGAGTACTGTGGG GCTGACTCCTTTAAGATGGGTCAAGGACTGTTGAAGAAGTCTCCAGGTGGCATGGACTCTTTAGAGCAGCTGCTGGGCCTGTCTACAGATGACAAGACATCACAAGCACAGTACTCTAAAGCTGGAGGGGAAGCTGAGGCTGGTAGAGGCCTGCTGATCAGAGGCTCTGGAGACAAAGTAGACCAGTTATTATCATCAGTGAACAGCTGTGGAGTGAACTTCGACACTCTACCAAG CTTTCATGCAAAGAACACACTGAATGAGAAGAAGACGGATTCATCCAAATACTGTCGGCAGTCATTACACAAGGAGTCTATAAGCTTCATGAAGGGAGTGATGgatgaatgcacacacatggCCAACTTCTCTG TTCCTGTAGACACCAGTCTCATCATTGTGGTCCAGGCTAAAGAAGATGCCTACGTCCCTCGTGCAGGGGTCCGCAGTTTGCAAGAGATCTGGCCAGGGTGTGAAGTCAGATATCTGAATGGAGGACACATAAGTGCCTATCTGTTTAAGCAGAATGTCTTCAG ACAGGCCATATATGATGCATTCAACAGATTCTGCATGAAGTATCCCAACCTGCACTAG